CCGGCGCTGCCCCTCGATCGCCTGGAAGACCGCGGAGTGCTCGCTGTCCACCGGGAGGATCCCGCCCCCGCCGGCCTTCGCCGCCCGGACGAGGAACTTCCCGGCCATGACCAGCAGTTCCTTGTTCGCCAGGGCGATCCTCTTCCCCTGCGACGCCGCGGCGATGACCGGCCGGACCGAGGAGACCCCCGAGGCGGCGGCGAGCACGATGTCGGTCCCTTCCGAGCAGGCCGCCTCCCGCATCCCCTCCTCCCCGAACAGCACCCGGGTTCCCCTCCGGAGGCTTCCGAGCCGCGGCAGGGCGCTCTCCTCGGAGAGGCAGACGATCCGGGGACGGAACCTGCGAGCCTGCTCCCCGAGCTCTTTCCCGTTCTTCCCGGCGCACAGGGCGGTCACGCGGAACCGGCGCGGGAAGCGGGAGATCACCTCCAGGGCGTTGCGCCCCACCGACCCGGTGGAGCCGAGAATGGCCACCCCCCTCACCGCGCTCACGCGGGACCTCCCGCGTACGGCGACAGGGCCGCGAGCAGGTAGAGGAGCGGCCCCGCCGCGATCAATCCGTCCGCCCGGTCGAAGACCCCCCCGTGCCCGGGCAGCATCGTCCCGCTGTCCTTGACCCCGGCCGCCCGCTTCAGCAGCGACTCGAAGAGGTCCCCCGCCTGCCCGGCAGCGCCCACCAGCGCGGAGGCGAGGGCGGCGTACCCGTAGGAAACGCCGGGAAGGAACAGCGCGGCGTACCCGGTCGAGAGGAGGACGCTGGCGGCAAGCCCTCCTGCGGCCCCCTCGAGCGTCTTGTTCGGCGAGACGCGGGGGGAGAGGGGGTGCTTCCCGAACGCCTTCCCGGTGAAGTATGCGGCGGTGTCCCCGGAGGCGACCGCCACGAAACCGAGGAGGATCCAGTGCCTCCCGCCGGGAAGCCGGATCGTCCAGACGTAGGAGGAGAGGAACCCCCCGAGGTAGACCGCCCCGAGGGCGGCCAGCCCCGCCGCGCGCGCCTTTTCGCCGGGGGGCGCTTCTCCCCCGAGAAAGGAGAAGGCGGCCAGTCCGGCGCAGAGCAACAGGGAGGGAACGGCGAGTCCCGGGGGAAGGAAGGCGGCCGAGCCATAGACGAGCAAGGCCGACGCCACGACGATCGCGCGCTCCCGGGAAAAGGAGAAGAACATCCGGGAATATTCCGCCGCACAAAGCAGAACCGCCGCCCCCGTGAGCAGGAGGAAGGGCCAACCGGGTCCGTACAGGACGGCGCCCGCCAGGATCGGGACGAGCACCGCGGCGGTCAGGATCCTCTTCCCGAGCATGGCTTACCCGCCTTCCGGGGAATCGCCGCCGGTCTGGCCGCCGGTCAGTCCGAAGCGCCGGTCCCGGCGGGAATACTCCTCGAGCGCGGCGAGGAATTCCGCCTTCCCGAAGTCCGGCCACAGGGCGTCGGCGAACACGTACTCGGCGTAGGCCGACTGCCAGAGCAGGAAGTTGCTGATCCGGAGCTCGCCGCTGGTGCGGATCACGAGATCCGGGTCGGGAATGCCGGCCGTGTCGAGCCGGGAGGCGAAGAGCTCCTCGGAGATCTCTTCGGGGGAGATCCTTCCCGCGACGGCCTCCTCCGCAAGCCGTCTCGCCGCGCGGACCACCTCGTTGCGTCCCGCGTAGGAGAGGGCCAGGGTGAGCGTCATCTCCCGGTGCTCCGCCGTCGCGGAGACCGTCTTCTCCAGCGTCTTGCGGACCGCGTCGGGGAGAAGCCGGATCTCCCCGATGGCGCACAGGCGGATTTGGTGCTTCCGGAGATCCGGGAGCTCCTTCGTGAGGAACTGCCCGAGCAGCTCCATCAGGATCGCCACCTCGGCCCTGGGCCTCCCCCAGTTCTCCGAGGAGAAGGCGTACAGGGTCAGGAAGGGGATCCGGAGCTCCCGGGCGCACTCCACCACGGCCCGCACCGACCGGATCCCCGTTCTGTGCCCTTCCACGCGGGGGAGCCCCCGCAGCTTCGCCCACCGCCCGTTGCCGTCCATGATGACGGCCACGTGGCGCGGCAGGGCGGATGCGCGGGGTTCACCGCTGGTCATGGGGAGTGTCGAATCGGGCCGGGGGATGTCCTAGCTCTGGACGATCGCTCCGGTCGGGCAGGTGTCCAGGCAGGATCCGCAGGCCGTACATTCGTCGTTGATGGTGACCGCCACGTTCGAAGTCCTCCTCCCGGTGGGTGGGTGATGGGTTGCGTCCCGGC
The Deltaproteobacteria bacterium GWC2_65_14 genome window above contains:
- a CDS encoding di-trans,poly-cis-decaprenylcistransferase — encoded protein: MTSGEPRASALPRHVAVIMDGNGRWAKLRGLPRVEGHRTGIRSVRAVVECARELRIPFLTLYAFSSENWGRPRAEVAILMELLGQFLTKELPDLRKHQIRLCAIGEIRLLPDAVRKTLEKTVSATAEHREMTLTLALSYAGRNEVVRAARRLAEEAVAGRISPEEISEELFASRLDTAGIPDPDLVIRTSGELRISNFLLWQSAYAEYVFADALWPDFGKAEFLAALEEYSRRDRRFGLTGGQTGGDSPEGG